The Carboxydocella sporoproducens DSM 16521 DNA segment GCTTTTTCAGCATCTTTCTTGGTCAGCTCAGCTTTCTCGGCTACGCTGTTTACCAGATCGGTTTTGTTCACACAAATCCCTCCTGTTTATGTTTTACAGCTGTTTAATTTACCAAATATGGATATTCGCTATAACCCTTGATTTTCCTGCTTTTTACCCATTTTTTTTAGAAATATTTTCATGGTTTTTAGCCAGTTCCCATATTTTGTCTAATTCCGCCAGAGCCAGCTCCTCCAGCTTCTGGCCCCGCTCCCTTACCGTTTGCTCGATAAAGGCAAAGCGACGGCGAAATTTACTACAAGTTCCTTTTAGTGCCTCCTCGGGATCAATGTCGAAAAAGCGCGCCAGATTGACCAGAGCGAAGAGCAGGTCACCCAGCTCCTCCTGTCGTTTTTGCCGGTCATCTAAAACCTGTCCCAGTTCCCGCAATTCCTCCTGAACCTTGTCCCAGGCTCCTCGCCAGTTATCCCAGTCAAAGCCCACCTTGGCTGCTTTAGCCTGCAGTTTATATGCCTGCAGCAAGGCCGGCAGGGATCTGGGAACACCCGCTAGTAGCGATTTCTCCTCTTTGCCCTGTTCCTTCTTTTCCTGGGCCTTGATCTGTTCCCAGTTACGTATCACCTCTCTGCTATCAGCCACCTGTGTATCGGCAAAGACATGGGGATGGCGGCGGATCATTTTCTCAGTTATTACCATTATGACATCATTTAAATCAAAATATTCATGTTCACGGGCAATTTGTGTATGAAAAACCACCTGTAACAGCACATCCCCCAGTTCTTCACAAAGCGCCTCCATATCCTGGTTGTCGATGGCCTCTAAAACTTCATAGGCTTCTTCAATTAAAAAAGGTTTCAAGCTTTGATGGGTTTGCTCCCGGTCCCAGGGACATCCCTGCTCTGAACGCAATTTTTCCATAACCGTCGCCAGGGGTTCCAGGGCATAATGGCCGAATTCAGGTTTCCCCTCCGGATTGGGGGCTAAATAGATACTGGTGAGATGATCTATCCAGGGCAAACGATCCAGTTCATACAGGGGTATGACTACCTTTTTTTCGTCAGCCAATCCTGCCCCCCGGATAACTGTAACTGGATATTCATCCGGGTAAAATTCCATCAAAGTTAGTTTAGTCTCAGAAGCAACCAGCTGGTTATATACCTGCAGCAGAAGCAGGCCATTTCTGGGATTGATCCGGGTTTGGGCCAGCGCTAAAGCGTCAATTATTTGTAGCCCCCCTTGCGCCGGGTCTATTTTCAGGGCTGCATAAATAGCATCCAGAAAACTCATGGCCGGCAATATCCTGACTGTTATCCCCTCTGACTCACAGCGCTTCAGCAACCATTGCACACTGGTCTCTGCCACCAGTGGATGCCCGGGTACACAATAAGCCAGCTGCCCCTTTTGTGTTGCTTGTCCAACCAGCTCCTGTACGATTTTTTCATATACGGCAGCAAAATCCTCAGCTTCTTCATAAAAATGGTCACAGCTAGCGCCTGTAATACCCTGTTGTTTTAACCAGTCAACAATAGGATGTCTATATGTACGGAAAATTATCGGCCCGGTAAAGCCCTTGAGCAACTGCCAGTTGCCCAGAGGGAAAGTTTGCTCATCACCGGGACCAAGGCCGACAATATATATTTCTGCCATCCTCCGTCCTCCTCCAGTCGGTCAAAATAAAGGGTAGTA contains these protein-coding regions:
- the mazG gene encoding nucleoside triphosphate pyrophosphohydrolase; the protein is MAEIYIVGLGPGDEQTFPLGNWQLLKGFTGPIIFRTYRHPIVDWLKQQGITGASCDHFYEEAEDFAAVYEKIVQELVGQATQKGQLAYCVPGHPLVAETSVQWLLKRCESEGITVRILPAMSFLDAIYAALKIDPAQGGLQIIDALALAQTRINPRNGLLLLQVYNQLVASETKLTLMEFYPDEYPVTVIRGAGLADEKKVVIPLYELDRLPWIDHLTSIYLAPNPEGKPEFGHYALEPLATVMEKLRSEQGCPWDREQTHQSLKPFLIEEAYEVLEAIDNQDMEALCEELGDVLLQVVFHTQIAREHEYFDLNDVIMVITEKMIRRHPHVFADTQVADSREVIRNWEQIKAQEKKEQGKEEKSLLAGVPRSLPALLQAYKLQAKAAKVGFDWDNWRGAWDKVQEELRELGQVLDDRQKRQEELGDLLFALVNLARFFDIDPEEALKGTCSKFRRRFAFIEQTVRERGQKLEELALAELDKIWELAKNHENISKKNG